A window of the Chloroflexus sp. Y-396-1 genome harbors these coding sequences:
- a CDS encoding serine/threonine protein phosphatase has protein sequence MPFQMNIDEQLIIEGTSYYVCAHPAIPGYPFIQEGQSSRVVQLRSTSGFVALKVQSQLRDQALCTHALHLQPLSAIPGLQAARRIILTAENQPALIRTYPELEYAILMPWVHGPPWQELIRYRRPLTPSQCLNLARALADVLVTLEQRGLVHGDLQSAHVMLPGLIDPGAAASIALVDLETLHGAGVLRLPLPPLASPYRHPAPAHDLMADRFSGALLILELLGWCDEAVRNAAADNSFFSADDLLQPTERYHILREALAKRWGLGPAQMLDRLWQSTSPSMCPPLKDWQAILPLPTMAPVEEPSPSLPTPSLPDPVAQLMTKASTLYDQGQPYQALSEYRSALERLPAHDPRVGEVMQTIDTLERQLAQSTITKQRSDLNVVVPVSIGVVIIILLALLAAIGLNRVPQPDSVVTPSTAVVEPATPLVTPSPTPTMTPSPLPSPSPVLAFRVDRIIPTELFTGATLLEFTVQGTGLSTVRTATLRAAGYEPIALTIIAGSSDSELRLRLANLKTSLAGAIPFTLELNGTPVPGAAVTLRDFISIRTVAGVRAEYRYTGRIEEDGQGLFSRLYAEPVATSSLTDPIRNGDEVEILSDQPAGWYRIRLRTSSDQNLAGRSGYIERWLIDNIDVPPPPTPTVPPEPPRLRFVKLSETEDVRCVMIQIKGTNTTGWIVSVDGLRLGAPFDASGNARICGLRPRQEVTFTVRDEQGAPVRGGVGVPTRGSDVMFAEWR, from the coding sequence ATGCCCTTTCAGATGAATATTGACGAGCAATTAATCATCGAGGGAACCAGTTATTACGTCTGTGCCCATCCGGCCATCCCCGGTTACCCTTTTATCCAGGAGGGGCAATCCAGCCGGGTTGTGCAGTTGCGCAGTACCAGTGGTTTTGTCGCCTTGAAGGTGCAATCGCAGCTCCGTGATCAGGCGCTCTGCACACATGCGTTGCACCTTCAGCCACTTAGTGCAATTCCCGGCTTACAGGCGGCACGCCGAATCATTCTTACTGCTGAAAATCAACCCGCCCTGATCAGAACCTACCCCGAACTCGAATACGCTATTCTGATGCCGTGGGTTCATGGGCCACCTTGGCAAGAACTGATACGCTATCGCCGTCCACTCACGCCATCACAATGCCTGAACCTTGCCCGTGCGCTGGCCGATGTTCTGGTTACTCTGGAGCAACGAGGACTGGTACACGGTGATTTGCAGTCGGCCCACGTTATGTTACCAGGCCTGATCGATCCAGGGGCCGCTGCATCTATCGCTCTAGTTGATCTCGAAACACTGCACGGCGCAGGAGTGTTGCGGTTACCGCTGCCACCACTAGCTAGCCCTTATCGGCATCCCGCACCAGCACACGACTTGATGGCCGACCGCTTCAGCGGTGCACTCCTGATCTTGGAATTGCTCGGTTGGTGTGATGAAGCCGTGCGTAATGCTGCGGCTGACAACAGTTTTTTTTCCGCCGATGACCTGCTGCAACCGACCGAACGCTACCATATTCTCCGCGAGGCATTAGCCAAACGGTGGGGGCTAGGCCCGGCGCAGATGCTCGATCGTCTCTGGCAGAGTACAAGCCCATCGATGTGCCCACCATTGAAAGACTGGCAGGCCATTTTGCCCTTACCAACAATGGCCCCGGTTGAGGAGCCATCGCCGTCGTTGCCAACACCATCTTTACCTGACCCGGTTGCGCAGCTCATGACCAAGGCCTCTACGCTATACGATCAGGGTCAACCGTATCAAGCGTTGAGTGAGTATCGCAGTGCGCTTGAACGATTGCCGGCTCATGATCCGCGTGTCGGCGAGGTCATGCAAACCATTGATACTCTTGAACGACAGCTCGCACAATCAACGATCACGAAACAGCGTTCTGATTTGAACGTGGTAGTTCCGGTGAGTATTGGCGTCGTTATCATTATCTTGCTCGCCTTGTTAGCCGCGATTGGGTTGAATCGTGTCCCCCAGCCAGACTCTGTTGTAACACCGTCCACGGCTGTTGTTGAACCGGCAACACCGCTGGTAACACCATCGCCAACGCCGACAATGACTCCCAGTCCCTTGCCATCACCATCTCCGGTACTCGCATTTCGCGTTGATCGGATCATTCCAACCGAACTCTTCACCGGGGCAACATTACTCGAGTTCACCGTACAGGGCACGGGATTATCGACAGTACGCACAGCAACACTTCGTGCGGCTGGCTACGAGCCGATTGCATTGACGATCATTGCTGGTAGTAGCGATAGTGAATTACGCCTGCGTCTTGCAAACCTGAAAACATCTCTTGCTGGGGCAATTCCGTTCACCCTCGAACTGAACGGTACACCGGTGCCTGGTGCGGCAGTGACTCTGCGTGACTTCATCAGTATCCGAACTGTTGCCGGTGTGCGCGCAGAATATCGCTATACCGGTCGGATTGAAGAAGATGGTCAGGGTCTGTTCTCCCGTCTGTATGCTGAACCGGTAGCTACCAGTAGCCTAACCGATCCAATTCGGAATGGCGATGAAGTGGAAATCTTGAGTGATCAACCCGCAGGCTGGTATCGGATACGGCTTCGGACCAGCAGCGATCAGAATCTGGCAGGACGCAGTGGCTATATTGAACGATGGTTGATCGACAACATCGACGTTCCACCGCCACCGACGCCCACCGTTCCTCCCGAACCACCTCGGCTGCGTTTTGTGAAGCTCAGCGAGACCGAAGACGTGCGCTGTGTGATGATTCAGATCAAAGGCACTAATACCACTGGCTGGATCGTATCCGTGGATGGTTTACGGCTCGGCGCACCGTTCGATGCGAGTGGTAATGCCCGGATCTGCGGTTTGCGTCCACGGCAAGAGGTAACCTTTACCGTGCGCGACGAGCAGGGCGCACCGGTTCGTGGTGGTGTCGGTGTCCCTACTCGTGGGAGTGATGTGATGTTTGCCGAATGGCGGTAA
- the guaB gene encoding IMP dehydrogenase: MGIAWEEKFAREGLTFDDVLLIPAESDVLPATVDVSTWLTRNIRLNIPIVSAAMDTVTEHRLAIALAREGGIGIIHKNMPIASQAEMVRKVKRSESGMITDPITLPPDRTVGDALDLMAEYKISGVPVTTPDGDLVGIITNRDLRFETDRNRPIRDLMTSRNLVTVPEGTTLEEAKEVLHRHRIEKVLVVDQRGKLSGMITVKDIMKRIEYPNACKDDMGRLRVGAAVGVSGDYIERATELVRAGVDVLVIDTAHGHSRGVLNAVVKLRELFPHVQLIGGNVSTAAATIALIERGVDGVKVGQGPGSICTTRVVTGAGMPQITAIFDCARAAEPYGIPIIADGGIKYSGDIPKAIAAGAHSVMIGSIFAGTEESPGELILYEGRSYKSYRGMGSIGAMQRGGGDRYFQTNVTEARKLVAEGIEGMVPFKGPLSDTVYQLVGGLRAGMGYVGAANIEALRRDARFIRITTAGQIESHPHDVIITKQAPNYGGRQ, from the coding sequence ATGGGAATCGCTTGGGAAGAAAAATTTGCGCGGGAAGGTCTGACCTTTGATGACGTTCTCCTCATTCCGGCCGAGTCCGATGTTTTGCCGGCCACTGTCGATGTCTCCACCTGGCTTACCCGTAACATTCGCCTTAACATCCCCATTGTCAGTGCCGCAATGGATACGGTTACCGAACATCGGCTGGCTATTGCGCTTGCCCGTGAAGGTGGGATTGGCATTATTCACAAAAATATGCCGATTGCTAGCCAGGCCGAGATGGTACGCAAAGTAAAACGGTCGGAGAGTGGTATGATCACCGACCCGATAACCCTGCCACCCGATCGCACCGTTGGCGATGCTCTCGATCTGATGGCAGAATACAAAATTTCCGGCGTCCCCGTAACAACCCCTGATGGCGATCTCGTTGGTATCATCACCAACCGCGATTTACGTTTTGAGACCGACCGTAACCGTCCGATTCGCGATCTGATGACATCACGGAACCTGGTAACGGTTCCTGAAGGAACGACACTTGAAGAGGCGAAGGAGGTATTACACCGGCACCGGATCGAGAAGGTATTGGTCGTCGATCAACGGGGCAAACTGAGCGGCATGATTACCGTCAAAGACATTATGAAGCGGATCGAGTATCCAAACGCCTGCAAAGATGACATGGGACGGCTGCGCGTTGGCGCAGCCGTTGGCGTCAGTGGCGATTATATCGAGCGCGCAACCGAGTTGGTGCGCGCTGGGGTCGATGTCTTAGTCATTGATACGGCTCACGGTCACTCACGCGGTGTTCTCAATGCAGTGGTGAAATTACGGGAATTGTTCCCCCATGTTCAGCTTATCGGTGGGAATGTTTCAACCGCAGCCGCTACTATCGCGCTGATCGAGCGTGGGGTCGATGGAGTGAAAGTTGGGCAGGGTCCTGGCTCGATCTGTACCACGCGCGTTGTCACCGGCGCCGGTATGCCTCAGATCACGGCTATTTTTGACTGTGCTCGCGCCGCTGAGCCATACGGAATTCCGATTATTGCTGATGGCGGTATTAAGTATTCAGGTGATATTCCCAAAGCGATTGCCGCCGGTGCTCATAGCGTTATGATCGGATCGATTTTCGCCGGTACTGAAGAGAGCCCCGGTGAACTGATCCTCTACGAAGGTCGGAGCTACAAGAGTTATCGCGGTATGGGGAGTATCGGGGCGATGCAACGTGGCGGCGGTGATCGCTATTTCCAGACCAATGTTACCGAGGCCCGCAAACTGGTGGCTGAGGGAATTGAGGGCATGGTACCGTTCAAGGGACCGCTAAGTGACACTGTCTATCAGTTGGTCGGTGGATTGCGCGCTGGAATGGGGTATGTTGGCGCAGCAAATATTGAAGCATTGCGGCGCGATGCACGTTTTATCCGTATTACAACTGCTGGTCAGATAGAGAGCCATCCGCACGATGTCATTATCACGAAACAGGCGCCGAATTACGGTGGTCGGCAGTAG
- a CDS encoding diphosphomevalonate/mevalonate 3,5-bisphosphate decarboxylase family protein yields the protein MHNSTIPKEFADLVAPMRSAHERILADLQHYQLVPPPPPSLPPARVRGVAAARAYPMQGVLKYHGLSDWAQRIAFLPSISLNNTAAHTTTLVEFDPALPADNAVIGGIPAQGRELERVVTVLDAVRSLAGITSHARVVSRNVLRTRVAGKGLGTSASAAAALACAAVGAIFGPELAGHTRFLSTLARLLAGSGCRSAAGGLALWLSYPGIPPVESYAVRLDQHHELDDIALITVPIDSRIGLKTEQAHHDAPHSIFFRAWMLARGDEVRECISAVRRGDWQTIGQLAELDSMRLHGVTMSGSREQRIIGWEPENITLFRLCNDLRARGIPVYASTDTGPTVVFITQREHAPAVTAAIADLGLGLETVIAPIGGPAHLISVEEALTEL from the coding sequence ATGCACAACTCTACCATTCCGAAGGAATTTGCCGATCTCGTAGCCCCAATGCGGTCTGCTCACGAACGAATACTGGCCGATTTGCAACACTATCAGCTCGTTCCCCCACCGCCGCCATCTCTTCCTCCAGCCCGTGTGCGTGGTGTTGCTGCTGCCCGTGCGTACCCGATGCAGGGTGTGCTTAAATATCACGGACTGAGTGATTGGGCACAACGTATTGCCTTTTTACCATCGATATCGCTTAACAATACCGCCGCCCATACGACGACCCTGGTCGAGTTTGATCCTGCCCTACCGGCTGATAATGCTGTGATCGGTGGTATTCCGGCTCAGGGACGTGAACTTGAGCGGGTGGTAACGGTGCTCGATGCTGTCCGATCATTGGCCGGTATCACCAGCCACGCCCGAGTTGTCTCGCGGAATGTGCTACGCACGCGGGTGGCAGGGAAGGGCCTGGGGACCAGTGCGTCAGCAGCAGCAGCGCTGGCTTGTGCCGCAGTGGGTGCGATCTTCGGCCCAGAACTGGCTGGTCATACCCGTTTTCTATCCACCCTGGCTCGCCTGCTGGCCGGCTCCGGTTGTCGCAGCGCTGCTGGCGGATTGGCGCTCTGGCTCAGCTATCCTGGCATTCCTCCCGTCGAAAGTTACGCGGTGCGCCTTGATCAACACCATGAACTCGATGATATAGCGTTGATCACCGTACCTATCGATTCGCGGATCGGCTTGAAAACCGAACAGGCACATCATGATGCGCCGCATAGCATCTTCTTCCGCGCCTGGATGTTGGCGCGCGGCGATGAAGTCCGCGAGTGTATCAGCGCGGTACGACGGGGCGACTGGCAAACCATTGGTCAACTCGCCGAACTTGATAGCATGCGTCTCCATGGCGTTACGATGTCGGGTTCGCGCGAGCAGCGCATTATTGGCTGGGAACCGGAAAACATCACGCTGTTTCGGCTGTGCAATGACCTACGTGCACGCGGCATACCGGTCTATGCGAGTACTGATACCGGCCCGACAGTGGTCTTCATTACCCAACGTGAGCACGCACCGGCTGTGACGGCAGCTATTGCTGATCTCGGTCTGGGATTAGAAACGGTCATTGCCCCGATTGGCGGTCCGGCCCATCTCATTTCGGTCGAGGAGGCACTTACCGAGTTGTGA
- a CDS encoding glycerate kinase, translating into MSERLWTASLRSASWGAAVTHMMAAALAAVDPAQATIATLRREGEWLLVGERRYDLQAFDRIWLVGAGKAGSAMAQATAQVLGDRLSGGIIVVKDDGAPLPEIPGVTLMRAAHPTPDERSVLAGQRIATLLAQASERDLVVALISGGGSALLNLPVSGVTLADIQQLTTELLACGAPIGAINTIRKHLDQIKGGGLVRMAAPATLVTLILSDVVGSPLEVIASGPTVADPTTFAEALAVIERYELRDRCPPAILAYLAAGARGDHPETLKPNDPLLSKVQNVLIGSNAQAAQAALAAAQTAGFNTMILTTFLEGEAREVGQVLAAIAREIVTSHQPLPAPACLIAGGETTVTLRGTGRGGRNQELALSAAIALDGLEHTAVIALATDGGDGPTDAAGAVATGATVRRARALGYDPVDHLRRNDAYPFFAALDDLLRPGPTGTNVNDLVFIVVGG; encoded by the coding sequence ATGTCTGAACGATTGTGGACGGCATCGCTGCGTTCTGCGTCATGGGGTGCGGCAGTTACCCACATGATGGCAGCAGCGCTGGCAGCGGTTGATCCGGCCCAGGCAACCATTGCCACGCTCCGTCGCGAGGGTGAGTGGTTGCTGGTTGGTGAGCGGCGTTACGACCTGCAAGCGTTCGACCGAATCTGGCTGGTTGGCGCAGGTAAGGCAGGTTCGGCAATGGCGCAGGCGACAGCACAGGTGTTGGGGGATCGACTGAGCGGCGGGATTATAGTGGTGAAGGACGATGGTGCCCCGCTACCGGAGATTCCCGGTGTTACCCTGATGCGCGCTGCACATCCAACACCCGATGAACGGAGCGTGCTTGCCGGTCAACGCATTGCAACGCTTCTGGCTCAGGCATCCGAACGCGATCTGGTGGTGGCGCTGATTTCAGGGGGTGGATCGGCATTGCTCAATCTGCCGGTGTCAGGGGTAACACTGGCCGATATTCAGCAGCTTACCACCGAATTGCTCGCCTGTGGAGCGCCAATCGGCGCGATCAACACGATCCGGAAACATCTCGATCAGATCAAGGGTGGCGGATTGGTACGAATGGCAGCGCCGGCGACTCTCGTCACTCTGATCCTCTCCGATGTGGTTGGTAGTCCGTTGGAAGTCATTGCCTCCGGGCCGACGGTCGCCGATCCGACAACGTTTGCCGAAGCGCTGGCCGTGATCGAACGGTACGAATTGCGTGACCGCTGTCCACCGGCTATTTTGGCTTATCTCGCGGCGGGTGCACGCGGCGACCACCCTGAAACGCTCAAACCGAACGATCCCCTCTTAAGCAAGGTTCAGAACGTCTTGATCGGCAGTAATGCTCAGGCCGCACAGGCAGCGCTAGCAGCAGCACAGACGGCTGGATTTAATACGATGATCTTGACAACCTTTTTAGAGGGAGAAGCCCGTGAGGTTGGTCAGGTGCTGGCGGCAATTGCTCGCGAGATTGTAACGTCTCATCAACCACTACCTGCCCCAGCATGTCTTATTGCTGGTGGCGAAACGACAGTAACGCTGCGCGGAACAGGGCGAGGTGGGCGTAACCAAGAGTTAGCGCTGAGTGCAGCAATTGCGCTGGATGGACTTGAGCATACGGCAGTGATCGCGCTGGCAACTGATGGTGGTGATGGGCCAACCGATGCTGCCGGTGCAGTAGCAACCGGGGCAACGGTGAGACGTGCCAGAGCTTTAGGGTATGATCCGGTTGATCATTTGCGGCGAAACGATGCCTATCCCTTTTTTGCGGCCTTAGATGACCTGCTCCGTCCTGGCCCGACCGGCACGAACGTAAACGATCTGGTATTTATTGTTGTCGGTGGTTGA
- the ychF gene encoding redox-regulated ATPase YchF, protein MKIAIIGLPNSGKTTVFNALTRGHAETAAYSSGQLEPNLATVKVPDPRLEVLAKMFKPRKITYADVQYIDIGGLSGSGRAGGGLPPVLLNYIASADALLHVVRAFDDPTVPHPNGSVDPQRDIAAVDLELAFSDLGIIERRLNRLNAEIPKLPAKEKELRTAERDLLQRLREALEAETPIRALELTEDEARMIRGYQFLTAKPMLIAPNIGEADITHPPQIAYPHPRSAVEPLCGKIEAELAQLDDTEARVFMDDLGITAPARDRVIAASYALLGLVSFLTAGPDEVRAWPVPRGTPAVEAAGVIHSDIQRGFIRAEIVAYSDLIAAGGMNEAKKAGLVRMEGKQYIIQDGDICHFLFNV, encoded by the coding sequence ATGAAAATAGCAATTATCGGTCTGCCAAATAGCGGCAAAACGACAGTTTTCAATGCCTTGACGCGAGGTCACGCCGAGACTGCGGCCTATTCTTCAGGTCAGCTAGAACCAAACCTGGCAACAGTTAAGGTGCCTGATCCGCGGTTAGAAGTATTGGCAAAGATGTTTAAGCCGCGGAAAATTACGTATGCTGATGTCCAGTATATCGATATTGGCGGTTTGAGTGGGAGTGGGCGAGCTGGTGGAGGTTTACCGCCAGTGCTGCTCAATTATATTGCCTCGGCTGACGCCCTCTTACACGTCGTGCGGGCTTTTGATGATCCGACAGTACCGCATCCAAATGGTTCAGTTGACCCACAGCGTGATATTGCGGCTGTCGATCTGGAACTGGCTTTTTCCGATTTGGGCATTATCGAACGGCGCCTGAACCGGCTGAATGCTGAGATCCCCAAATTACCGGCAAAAGAGAAGGAGTTACGTACTGCCGAACGTGACTTGCTGCAGCGGTTACGTGAAGCGCTCGAAGCAGAAACGCCAATTCGGGCGCTTGAATTAACCGAAGACGAAGCGCGGATGATCCGTGGGTATCAGTTTCTCACGGCCAAGCCGATGCTGATTGCGCCCAATATCGGGGAAGCCGACATTACCCATCCGCCGCAGATTGCCTATCCTCATCCGCGTAGTGCTGTCGAGCCGTTATGCGGTAAAATCGAGGCTGAGTTAGCCCAGCTTGATGATACCGAAGCACGGGTGTTCATGGATGATCTGGGGATCACGGCGCCGGCCCGTGATCGGGTGATTGCTGCAAGTTATGCGTTGCTTGGACTGGTCAGTTTTCTCACTGCCGGGCCTGATGAAGTACGCGCCTGGCCTGTTCCACGAGGAACACCAGCCGTAGAGGCAGCAGGCGTGATCCATTCTGATATTCAACGCGGATTTATTCGGGCCGAAATTGTGGCGTACAGCGATCTGATTGCTGCTGGCGGCATGAACGAGGCAAAAAAAGCCGGTCTGGTTCGGATGGAAGGCAAGCAGTACATTATTCAAGATGGAGACATCTGCCATTTCCTCTTCAATGTCTGA
- a CDS encoding cytochrome c3 family protein, producing the protein MAQIFPRNANLLARLSIFALVLLVVEGILILGVYFRSNYFRQVNVAIEQPVAFSHQLHVNVIGMDCRYCHTSVDQSYFANIPATETCMTCHSQIKTYSPLLEKVRESYATGKPIEWVKVYDLPNFVYFNHSIHVNKGIGCSTCHGQVNNMPVVWQQQALYMGWCLNCHRNPELYVRPREEVYNMDYVPPANQLEIGRQLVAEYGIMPPEQLTNCYVCHR; encoded by the coding sequence ATGGCACAGATTTTTCCCCGTAATGCCAACCTGCTGGCTCGTTTGAGCATCTTTGCGCTCGTCTTGCTCGTCGTTGAAGGGATTCTCATTCTCGGTGTCTACTTCCGGTCGAACTACTTCCGACAGGTTAATGTCGCGATTGAGCAGCCAGTGGCGTTTAGCCACCAACTACACGTAAACGTGATTGGCATGGACTGTCGTTACTGCCATACGTCAGTCGATCAGTCGTACTTTGCCAACATTCCGGCAACTGAAACCTGCATGACCTGCCATTCCCAAATCAAGACCTATAGCCCACTGCTTGAAAAGGTGCGTGAGAGTTACGCCACCGGTAAGCCGATCGAGTGGGTAAAGGTGTATGACCTGCCTAATTTTGTGTATTTCAACCACTCAATCCACGTCAACAAAGGGATTGGCTGTTCAACGTGCCACGGTCAGGTCAACAACATGCCGGTGGTCTGGCAGCAACAGGCTCTCTATATGGGCTGGTGTCTAAACTGCCACCGTAATCCTGAACTGTATGTTCGCCCACGTGAAGAAGTCTACAACATGGACTATGTACCACCGGCGAACCAATTGGAGATCGGTCGACAATTAGTGGCAGAATACGGCATTATGCCGCCAGAACAGCTAACAAACTGTTACGTGTGCCATCGCTAA